In Nymphaea colorata isolate Beijing-Zhang1983 chromosome 13, ASM883128v2, whole genome shotgun sequence, one DNA window encodes the following:
- the LOC126410684 gene encoding uncharacterized protein LOC126410684, which produces MADSSSSSVNTTLPDVVSARTDHVPVQVTTIQLTKENYSRWFAAITMGIAGRGRIAYVNGRKVEPAADSLAWDTWFLEDNQVKTWIVNSVSPDIQPLILRKKTARDMWIILEQMYGQKKRKVRVYQLMKDVYSLRQGALSVADFYAALKSKWEDLDYHSDIPWRCPHDQMQYMTDKWENRVFLFLSGLNDDFENIRSQILNSDESFSIEDVYSRVEAEEQRRLLSSGRKGEEQSAYVSRAPVGTPRSSRKCTHCKKLGHTRDFCWDLYPEKKDSRGRSSSGKKPVSSATSLSDGKGSISAEQIRELRAYLSKMDVGQADTPDEVKINQALAVSGGEGLGDREEDWDWFGV; this is translated from the exons atggctgactcgtcttcttcttcagtcaacactactctgcctgatgttgtgtctgcgcggactgatcatgtaccggttcaggttaccaccattcaacttaccaaggagaactattcccgatggtttgctgcgattaccatggggattgctgggcgaggacgcattgcctatgtgaatgggagaaaggttgaacctgctgcagatagtctggcttgggatacatggtttcttgaagacaaccaggtcaaaacctggattgtcaattcagtgtccccggatatccaacccctcattcttcgtaagaagactgcaagggatatgtggattattttggagcagatgtatggccaaaagaaaaggaaagttcgtgtgtatcaacttatgaaggatgtgtattccctgcgacaaggtgctctctcggttgcagacttttatgcagcattaaaatctaagtgggaggaccttgactatcactctgatattccatggaggtgtcctcacgaccagatgcagtacatgactgataaatgggaaaacagggtattccttttcttatccggactgaatgatgactttgaaaatataaggagtcagattcttaactctgacgaatcatttagtattgaagatgtctattcccgtgttgaagctgaagaacagagaaggctgctctctagtggacgaaagggggaagaacagtctgcctatgttagccgtgcccctgtgggaactcctcgttcttcccgaaaatgtactcattgcaaaaaacttggtcatactagggatttttgttgggacctgtatccagagaagaaggatagtagggggaggtcttcgagtgggaagaagcctgtatcgtctgcaacaagtctgagtgatgggaaaggttctatttctgcagagcagattcgtgagctacgagcatatttgagcaagatggatgttggtcaggcagatacaccagatgaggtgaagatcaatcaggcattggctgtttcagggggagaag gacttggtgacagggaagaggattgggattggtttggtgtctga